In Notolabrus celidotus isolate fNotCel1 chromosome 8, fNotCel1.pri, whole genome shotgun sequence, a genomic segment contains:
- the LOC117816805 gene encoding BTB/POZ domain-containing protein KCTD16-like, giving the protein MALSENCKTQPAKEQGLVQNPPSDVVELNVGGQVYYTRVGTLTSFPNSLLGKLFSNKKGSSNDLSRDLRGRYFIDRDGFLFRYVLDYLRDKQVVLPDHFPERGRLKREAEYFQLPDLVKLLSSEESKLLSDDIYYSDYDDVSQGSDQRFYPPYSLDRRYGYITVAFKGVCAGGGRESQIDTKTKKLPRIFISSRIGLAKEVFGDALHENRDLDRPPDRYTCRFFLKFRHLERAFDMLSESGFHIVACNSSLTASSIGHYADDKVWSNYAQYIFYRGPSRWMSSHCDCCCKSHKSEREGESGTSFNELSTSCSETQSEASSPQGTVICGPVSRQSHIQTLDRPMPKGPGHMMQQSEMRRKTDGLRVRTFGVREREAAKRKANKEKMTPEQEMEKCIQDFRRIRIPDRFPERKYMWQSELLRKYHV; this is encoded by the exons ATGGCACTGAGTGAAAACTGCAAAACGCAACCTGCAAAAGAACAAGGCTTGGTGCAAAATCCTCCATCGGATGTAGTTGAACTAAACGTGGGTGGACAAGTGTACTACACTCGTGTTGGCACTTTGACAAGCTTTCCAAATTCCTTACTTGGGAAGCTATTCTCGAACAAGAAAGGGTCTTCAAATGACTTATCCCGGGACCTTAGAGGACGTTATTTCATTGACAGGGACGGTTTTCTGTTCCGGTATGTATTGGATTACCTTAGAGACAAGCAAGTTGTCCTCCCTGACCACTTCCCCGAGAGGGGAAGATTGAAACGAGAAGCGGAATACTTCCAGCTGCCTGATTTGGTGAAACTTTTGTCGTCCGAGGAGTCAAAACTACTCTCAGACGACATATACTACAGTGATTACGACGATGTGTCGCAGGGAAGTGACCAGAGGTTTTACCCCCCTTATTCCCTGGATAGGAGGTACGGCTACATCACGGTCGCTTTCAAAGGCGTTTGCGCCGGGGGAGGCAGGGAAAGTCAAATTGATACCAAGACCAAAAAGTTACCGAGGATCTTCATCAGCAGCAGGATCGGCTTGGCCAAAGAGGTGTTTGGAGACGCCCTGCATGAGAACAGGGACCTGGACAGACCGCCAGATCGTTACACCTGCAGGTTTTTCCTCAAGTTCAGACACCTGGAGAGGGCTTTTGACATGCTGTCAGAAAGCGGCTTTCACATTGTGGCCTGCAACTCGTCCCTGACTGCGTCCTCCATCGGTCATTACGCGGATGACAAAGTCTGGTCCAATTACGCACAGTACATCTTCTACC gaggGCCCTCAAGGtggatgtcctctcactgtgactgCTGCTGCAAGAGCCACAAAAGTGAGCGTGAGGGAGAGAGCGGCACTTCCTTCAACGAGCTCTCCACTTCCTGTTCCGAGACCCAGTCGGAGGCCAGCTCTCCCCAAGGGACCGTGATCTGCGGCCCGGTGAGTCGGCAGTCCCACATCCAGACGCTTGACCGTCCCATGCCCAAAGGACCAGGTCACATGATGCAGCAGTCTGAAATGCGCCGCAAGACCGACGGGCTCCGGGTGAGGACCTTCGGGGTCAGAGAACGAGAGGCCGCAAAGAGGAAAGCAAACAAGGAGAAGAtgactccggagcaggaaatgGAGAAATGCATCCAGGACTTCCGGCGTATTAGGATTCCCGATCGCTTTCCGGAGAGGAAGTACATGTGGCAATCAGAGCTCCTGAGAAAATACcatgtttga